Proteins encoded together in one Streptomyces sp. TLI_171 window:
- a CDS encoding biotin-dependent carboxyltransferase family protein, whose protein sequence is MSSGAQLLVVRSGFGATVQDLGRPGLAALGVGRSGAADPEALRLANRLVGNPEDAAGIEAPMGGVEVEFGRAATCALAGAECAAWAGGRPVGPYAPFTVPAGARLRLGTPARGLRVYLAVRGGLDVPAELGSRATDTIAGLGPGRLAAGLLLPLGAAAGWPRVDLAPRPAPADRTVLHVIPGPRDDWFTEEAFGTLLSEPYTVTSDSDRVGMRLDGPPLARARVGELPSEGMVCGALQVPPSGRPILFLVDHPVTGGYPVIAVVRRPDLGTAAQARPGDTVHFRLA, encoded by the coding sequence ATGAGTTCTGGAGCTCAACTGCTGGTTGTCCGGAGCGGATTCGGGGCCACCGTGCAGGACCTGGGGCGGCCCGGGCTGGCTGCGTTGGGGGTCGGGCGCTCCGGGGCTGCCGATCCTGAGGCGTTGCGGCTGGCCAACCGGCTGGTGGGGAACCCCGAGGACGCTGCCGGGATCGAAGCGCCGATGGGCGGCGTCGAGGTGGAGTTCGGCCGGGCCGCGACCTGTGCGCTGGCCGGCGCGGAGTGCGCCGCCTGGGCGGGCGGGCGACCGGTCGGCCCGTACGCCCCGTTCACGGTGCCCGCCGGCGCCCGGCTGCGCCTGGGAACGCCGGCCCGGGGCCTGCGGGTGTACCTCGCCGTCCGCGGCGGTCTCGACGTTCCCGCCGAGCTCGGCTCCCGGGCCACCGACACCATCGCCGGCCTCGGCCCCGGGCGGCTGGCGGCCGGTCTGCTGCTGCCGCTCGGCGCCGCCGCCGGCTGGCCGCGCGTCGACCTCGCGCCGCGGCCCGCCCCCGCCGACCGCACCGTGCTGCACGTGATCCCCGGCCCTCGGGACGACTGGTTCACCGAAGAGGCGTTCGGCACCCTGCTCAGCGAGCCGTACACCGTCACCTCCGACAGCGACCGGGTCGGCATGCGCCTGGACGGGCCGCCGCTCGCCCGCGCCCGGGTCGGCGAACTGCCCTCCGAGGGCATGGTGTGCGGCGCCCTGCAGGTGCCGCCGTCCGGTCGGCCGATCCTGTTCCTCGTCGACCACCCCGTCACCGGCGGCTACCCGGTGATCGCCGTCGTCCGGCGGCCCGACCTCGGTACGGCCGCCCAGGCCAGGCCCGGTGACACCGTGCACTTCCGGCTCGCCTGA
- a CDS encoding DUF2201 family putative metallopeptidase: protein MTARPDTGAPGRLHLEKLFAARLHAVRARPYLATALFAVHVVESARVPTMAVDRHWRCYVSPTFVDRTSEEVLASVWVHEVSHLLRDHARRGDRVMRTLDLDGPGDRLRINLAADCEINDDAFGEGLVRPADAVYPHTLGLPPDGLMEEYVRMFSIGTEHQELVWLECGSGADGLDRAWDLGPDGAHGLSDQERDLVRFRVAEAIRARPGDTPAGWRRWADRAFHPPQPWRELLGAAVRAAVAGAGSGDDYSYGRPPRRATSLPGVVLPSLRRRPPRVAVVVDTSGSVSDSELGTALLETAAIVRAVGGRRDLVSVVSCDAAAQYVQRVAGEGGLALIGGGGTDLREGFAAALRLRPAPDVVVVLTDGQTPWPSRRPPCRTVVGLFGRHAHVREHDPDYRPDGPPEWARVVRLS, encoded by the coding sequence GTGACGGCCCGGCCGGACACCGGCGCGCCCGGACGCCTGCACCTGGAGAAGCTGTTCGCGGCCCGCCTGCACGCGGTGCGGGCCCGACCGTACCTGGCGACGGCGCTGTTCGCGGTGCACGTGGTGGAGTCCGCGCGAGTGCCGACCATGGCCGTGGACCGGCACTGGCGGTGCTACGTCTCGCCGACCTTCGTGGACCGCACCTCGGAGGAGGTGCTGGCCTCGGTCTGGGTGCACGAGGTGTCGCACCTGCTGCGCGACCACGCCCGGCGCGGCGACCGGGTGATGCGGACACTGGATCTCGACGGGCCCGGCGACCGGCTGCGGATCAACCTGGCGGCGGACTGCGAGATCAACGACGACGCGTTCGGCGAGGGCCTGGTCCGCCCCGCCGACGCGGTCTACCCGCACACCCTCGGGCTGCCTCCGGACGGCCTGATGGAGGAGTACGTGCGGATGTTCTCGATCGGCACCGAGCACCAGGAACTGGTGTGGCTGGAGTGCGGCAGCGGCGCGGACGGCCTGGACCGGGCCTGGGACCTCGGCCCGGACGGCGCGCACGGGTTGAGCGACCAGGAACGCGACCTGGTGCGGTTCCGGGTCGCCGAGGCCATCCGGGCCCGACCCGGCGACACCCCGGCGGGCTGGCGGCGCTGGGCCGACCGGGCGTTCCATCCGCCGCAGCCCTGGCGGGAGTTGCTGGGTGCGGCGGTCCGCGCGGCGGTGGCCGGCGCGGGCAGCGGCGACGACTACAGCTACGGGCGGCCGCCCCGGCGCGCCACCAGCCTGCCCGGCGTCGTGCTGCCCTCGCTGCGCCGCCGCCCGCCCCGGGTCGCGGTGGTGGTGGACACCTCCGGCTCGGTCAGCGACAGCGAGCTGGGCACCGCGCTGCTGGAGACCGCGGCGATCGTCCGCGCCGTCGGCGGGCGGCGCGACCTGGTGTCGGTGGTGTCCTGCGACGCCGCCGCGCAGTACGTCCAACGCGTCGCCGGCGAGGGCGGGTTGGCGCTGATCGGCGGCGGCGGGACCGACCTGCGGGAGGGCTTCGCGGCGGCGCTGCGGCTGCGTCCGGCCCCGGACGTGGTGGTGGTGCTGACGGACGGTCAGACGCCGTGGCCCTCGCGCCGTCCGCCGTGCCGCACCGTGGTCGGCCTGTTCGGACGGCACGCCCACGTCCGGGAGCACGACCCCGATTACCGCCCCGACGGGCCCCCGGAGTGGGCGCGGGTGGTCAGGCTCAGCTGA
- a CDS encoding AAA family ATPase, which yields MPSANRIAVADQLLTLLRQSTTEPRRDLQIEALTLAVAADLPVLLWGEPGIGKTAALTQLAAELDLPLTTVIASVHEPSDFAGLPVIGADPANQGVPLAPPDWAVRLAEQGRGLLFLDELSTAPPAVQAALLRLVLERRIGALQLPPGVRIVAAANPRASAADGWELSAPLANRFVHLDWVHDAEVVVRGLGGVWPRAELPRLDPERLAAAVEFGRRAVCGLLTVRPELTHRIPTAESRRGRAWPSPRSWEMTVRLAAFASAAGADREVLSLLVRGTVGDGPGLELLAAVDRMDLPAPEDLLADPAAAVLPRRGDLRQTVLDGVVAAVRGRPSRERWDAAWALMARALEDGAPDVLVVPVTTLASLRQDDWEVPELIDRFAGALKLSRRAETSAARVATTAGRRR from the coding sequence ATGCCTTCAGCGAACCGCATTGCCGTTGCCGACCAACTCCTCACGCTGCTGCGGCAGTCCACCACCGAGCCCCGGCGGGACCTCCAGATCGAGGCGCTCACCCTGGCCGTCGCAGCCGACCTGCCCGTCCTCCTGTGGGGTGAGCCGGGCATCGGGAAGACCGCGGCGCTCACCCAGCTCGCCGCCGAACTCGACCTGCCGCTCACCACGGTGATCGCCAGCGTGCACGAGCCGTCCGACTTCGCCGGCCTGCCGGTGATCGGAGCCGACCCGGCCAACCAGGGCGTGCCGCTGGCCCCACCGGACTGGGCGGTGCGGCTGGCCGAGCAGGGGCGCGGGCTGCTGTTCCTGGACGAGCTGTCCACCGCGCCGCCGGCCGTGCAGGCCGCGCTGCTCCGACTGGTCCTGGAGCGGCGCATCGGCGCGCTGCAACTCCCGCCGGGGGTGCGGATCGTGGCGGCGGCCAACCCGCGGGCGTCGGCCGCCGACGGCTGGGAGCTGAGCGCGCCGTTGGCCAACCGCTTCGTGCACCTGGACTGGGTGCACGACGCCGAGGTGGTGGTCCGCGGCCTGGGCGGGGTGTGGCCGCGCGCCGAGCTGCCCCGGCTCGATCCCGAACGGCTCGCCGCGGCGGTCGAGTTCGGCCGCCGCGCCGTGTGCGGCCTGCTCACCGTCCGGCCCGAACTGACCCACCGCATCCCGACCGCCGAGTCCAGGCGCGGCCGGGCCTGGCCCTCGCCGCGCAGTTGGGAGATGACGGTGCGGCTGGCGGCGTTCGCCTCGGCGGCGGGCGCGGACCGCGAGGTGCTGTCACTGCTGGTGCGCGGCACCGTCGGCGACGGCCCGGGGCTCGAACTGCTGGCCGCCGTCGACCGGATGGACCTGCCCGCGCCCGAGGACCTGCTCGCCGACCCGGCCGCCGCCGTGCTGCCCCGGCGCGGCGACCTGCGGCAGACCGTGCTGGACGGTGTGGTGGCGGCGGTGCGCGGCCGCCCGTCGCGCGAGCGCTGGGACGCCGCCTGGGCGTTGATGGCCCGGGCGTTGGAGGACGGCGCGCCGGACGTGCTGGTGGTGCCGGTGACCACGCTCGCCTCGCTGCGCCAGGACGACTGGGAGGTACCGGAGTTGATCGACCGCTTCGCGGGCGCGCTGAAGCTCTCGCGCCGCGCGGAGACCTCCGCCGCCCGGGTCGCCACCACCGCCGGACGCCGCCGGTGA